A portion of the Pseudoalteromonas luteoviolacea genome contains these proteins:
- a CDS encoding VOC family protein yields MNLNQVTLPVNNMPEAVEFYQLLGFNLIVDTPHYARFECPIGGSSFSLSLETEEFKSGAVIYFEHKELDEWVEQLVAKGIQFEQLPTLERYLWKEAILVDPSNNKIKLYWAGENRLNPPWRVN; encoded by the coding sequence ATGAACTTAAATCAAGTCACACTACCTGTAAATAACATGCCTGAAGCCGTCGAGTTTTATCAACTTCTAGGCTTCAATTTAATTGTTGATACGCCGCACTATGCTCGATTTGAATGCCCAATAGGTGGCAGCTCTTTTTCTTTATCGCTAGAGACTGAAGAGTTTAAAAGCGGCGCTGTGATATATTTTGAGCACAAAGAACTTGATGAATGGGTGGAACAGCTTGTTGCAAAAGGCATTCAATTTGAACAGTTACCAACGCTGGAACGGTATCTCTGGAAAGAAGCCATACTCGTTGACCCTTCCAATAACAAAATCAAGCTTTATTGGGCTGGAGAAAACCGTTTAAACCCGCCTTGGCGCGTTAACTAA
- a CDS encoding MBL fold metallo-hydrolase — MQLKFYGVRGSIPTPGPDTVKYGGNTVCVSLQSQNNTHIILDSGTGIRILGDELIRDTRDIYILLSHNHWDHIQGFPFFVPAYMPNRTIAIVPGVTDCQAPDAILRQMDGSYFPVQYDDLPSAVRVLPQQSDKWHYHDIYIERMAMNHPGGGSAYRLTVDGVKIVYAIDNELYPPNDPVTSFDEWVEFVDGVDYLIHDGQFIPSDYPLKMGWGHSQIKDALALAVQGKVKNLVIISHDPARTDKDLDQIALDIGQKGFDFNTIIAHEGLVIK; from the coding sequence ATGCAGTTAAAATTCTACGGTGTGAGGGGCTCTATCCCCACACCGGGGCCAGATACAGTCAAATATGGTGGTAATACAGTGTGTGTATCACTGCAAAGTCAGAATAACACACACATTATCTTGGACTCTGGAACCGGTATTCGAATTCTTGGTGATGAGCTAATAAGAGATACTCGGGACATATACATTCTACTAAGTCATAACCACTGGGATCATATCCAAGGTTTTCCGTTCTTTGTGCCTGCGTATATGCCAAATAGGACGATAGCAATTGTGCCAGGTGTCACGGATTGCCAGGCACCTGATGCAATTTTAAGGCAAATGGATGGTAGCTATTTTCCAGTTCAATATGATGATTTACCCTCAGCTGTCAGAGTCTTACCGCAACAAAGCGATAAGTGGCACTATCACGATATTTATATTGAACGTATGGCGATGAATCACCCCGGAGGAGGCAGTGCGTATCGCTTAACGGTTGATGGTGTAAAAATTGTTTACGCTATAGATAACGAATTATACCCTCCGAATGACCCCGTTACGAGCTTTGATGAGTGGGTGGAGTTTGTAGATGGCGTTGACTATTTAATCCACGATGGTCAGTTTATTCCCAGCGATTACCCATTGAAAATGGGATGGGGACATTCTCAAATTAAAGATGCTTTGGCTTTAGCGGTTCAAGGGAAAGTAAAAAATTTAGTTATCATTAGTCATGATCCGGCAAGAACTGACAAAGACTTGGACCAAATCGCATTAGACATTGGCCAAAAAGGGTTTGATTTTAATACCATTATTGCGCATGAAGGCTTAGTGATTAAATGA
- a CDS encoding HD domain-containing phosphohydrolase, which translates to MDLSIRSKVAEEDIIESQVALKHLLKLAIELSSEHDTDRLLEHILESAIALSNAEGGTIYSVSENAQLKFATLINEPLGLHMGGTSGKEIPFPAIPIYLDDGSPNESALVALAAAKKDVIRIDDVYDCTDYDLSAARAMDKKTGYHTQSVLTVPMANHERDLNGVLQLINPRCKDKVVRFSSDLVELICSMSSLAAVALTNRQLIDDMETLFQAFTRLIAKAIDEKSPYTGGHCRRVPELTMMIASAVHDAKSGPMADFKMTAADRHELSLAGWLHDCGKIAIPEYVMDKATKLHSVYDRIELVIAKIEIAKRDIELDYTKRIMKAEALDQQQTVKTLKMELQQTLDKLEDECAFLTRANIGGEFMKEADQQRVQSLADNYNVVIGGIAQPLLSQEEVYNLSIARGTLTTEERLVINKHMDITLEMLEALPFPKHLRRVPEFAGGHHEKMDGTGYPKGLTREQMSVPARIMAIADIFEALTAADRPYKDAKPLSECLFIMGKMKLGDHIDPDLFDVFVSSGVYLDYANQYLKPEQIDEIDTDKIPGYNKP; encoded by the coding sequence ATGGATCTGTCAATTCGTAGCAAAGTAGCTGAAGAAGACATCATTGAGAGCCAAGTCGCGTTAAAGCATTTGCTTAAACTTGCGATTGAGCTTTCATCAGAACATGATACTGACAGGCTATTAGAGCATATTTTAGAGTCAGCGATTGCATTGAGCAATGCTGAAGGCGGAACAATTTATTCGGTTTCAGAAAATGCGCAACTGAAGTTTGCAACGCTTATTAATGAGCCGCTTGGGTTACACATGGGAGGGACATCAGGCAAAGAGATACCTTTCCCTGCGATACCAATATATTTAGATGATGGCTCTCCCAATGAAAGTGCTTTGGTCGCGCTCGCAGCTGCAAAAAAAGATGTGATCAGAATAGATGATGTTTATGATTGCACAGATTATGATTTATCAGCAGCCAGAGCCATGGATAAGAAAACAGGCTATCACACACAGTCTGTGTTAACGGTGCCTATGGCAAACCACGAACGGGATTTAAATGGCGTATTGCAGCTGATTAACCCCCGCTGTAAAGACAAAGTGGTGAGATTCTCGTCAGATCTGGTTGAGTTGATATGTTCAATGAGCTCATTGGCAGCAGTTGCTTTGACCAATAGACAGCTGATTGATGATATGGAAACGTTATTTCAAGCATTTACCAGACTAATTGCGAAAGCAATCGATGAAAAGTCGCCTTATACAGGGGGTCATTGCCGAAGAGTACCAGAGTTAACTATGATGATAGCGAGCGCAGTCCATGACGCAAAATCAGGACCAATGGCTGACTTTAAAATGACGGCGGCGGATAGACATGAGCTTTCTCTTGCTGGTTGGCTGCACGATTGCGGCAAGATTGCCATCCCTGAATATGTGATGGATAAAGCTACTAAGCTTCATTCAGTATACGATCGAATTGAATTGGTTATTGCTAAGATTGAAATAGCAAAAAGAGACATAGAGCTAGACTATACTAAGCGGATCATGAAAGCTGAGGCTTTGGATCAGCAGCAAACCGTCAAGACGCTGAAAATGGAGTTACAGCAGACTTTGGATAAGTTAGAAGATGAGTGTGCTTTTTTAACTCGCGCTAATATCGGTGGCGAATTTATGAAAGAAGCTGATCAGCAACGAGTTCAAAGTTTGGCTGACAATTACAACGTAGTAATCGGTGGCATAGCGCAGCCTCTGTTATCTCAAGAGGAAGTCTATAATTTAAGTATTGCTAGAGGCACACTCACCACAGAAGAGCGGTTGGTGATTAATAAACATATGGATATTACGCTGGAAATGCTTGAAGCGTTACCATTTCCCAAGCACTTACGAAGAGTCCCTGAGTTTGCAGGGGGGCATCATGAAAAAATGGATGGGACGGGGTATCCAAAGGGCCTTACTAGAGAGCAAATGTCTGTACCTGCAAGGATCATGGCCATAGCTGATATATTCGAAGCGTTAACCGCTGCTGATAGACCTTATAAAGACGCGAAGCCACTCAGTGAATGCTTGTTTATCATGGGTAAGATGAAATTGGGTGATCACATTGATCCAGACTTATTCGATGTGTTTGTCAGCTCAGGTGTGTATTTAGATTATGCAAATCAGTATTTAAAACCAGAGCAAATTGACGAAATAGACACGGACAAAATCCCCGGATATAACAAGCCATAG
- a CDS encoding CHASE2 domain-containing protein gives MNLAKHFKLYRLQWATGSVITFFFILLHMLALSPAAPYGQVLKRFEGLAYDVRLEESLLWQQRSFLPIVIVDIDEQSLIEIGRFPWSRHVMGKLQDQLVAAGVSVVAYDVLFSEPELNPAMQVALHLGSTDPQTNEILRTIAPDIDADIAFSKTLDATDTVLGMLFEHQQDILVGKLPDPIFASEISPENLPIPDFAGHVANVKVLQQNSPGTGFINSAPDGDGFVRYSMLMIKHDKEAYPALALEAARLYTLADTVEIVAKPFGDGHSVQGIKLGTTLIPTDDYGRVAIPFRGPAFSFPYISAIDVINGNIDKNLFDQAIVFVGTSAVGHADLRTTPVGVQYPGVEVHANVLEGLVFPELLPSRPDWIDGAVVVLLVTLGLTMSVVLPLLGVLGMTLLALFVTSCFIFFSFYAWVVWRLDFPQVAILGLTITQTTILGSLGFVREHKERVQIKSIFDQYVPPAHIASMLEQPDQASMEGEKRVMTVLFADIREFTSISESLDAGRLKAYLNQYFSPITKIIFEYQGTIDKYVGDMVMAFWNAPLLVNEHPELAVKCAMQMQRQVEDLQAQMLEQGFPPFAIGIGLNTGDMNVGDMGSEYRRAYTVLGDAVNLGSRLEGLTKFYGVGVLVSEMTYEQCPDIVFRPIDKVKVKGKNLAVTIFEPIALKNEVTEAQLEELNAHKKAWELYLSQSWQEALSAFTKLIELQPQRKIYQLLCERVREMQSHPPGENWDGSYTHKSK, from the coding sequence ATGAACCTTGCCAAACACTTCAAGCTTTACCGGCTTCAGTGGGCGACAGGTAGTGTTATTACATTTTTCTTTATTTTACTCCATATGCTAGCGTTGTCGCCCGCAGCACCTTACGGGCAAGTATTGAAGAGATTTGAGGGCCTAGCTTATGACGTGAGGCTCGAAGAATCACTTCTTTGGCAGCAAAGGTCTTTCTTACCCATTGTTATCGTTGATATAGATGAACAAAGTTTGATTGAAATAGGCCGCTTCCCTTGGAGTCGCCACGTAATGGGAAAGCTACAGGACCAACTTGTTGCTGCGGGAGTATCTGTTGTTGCATACGATGTTTTGTTTTCTGAGCCCGAGTTAAACCCGGCTATGCAAGTAGCATTACATTTGGGTTCAACGGATCCACAGACAAACGAAATACTTAGAACGATTGCCCCAGATATTGATGCCGATATTGCCTTTTCTAAAACACTAGATGCAACAGATACTGTATTGGGTATGTTGTTTGAACACCAACAAGATATTCTTGTTGGCAAACTTCCTGATCCTATTTTTGCCAGTGAGATTTCACCTGAAAATTTGCCTATCCCAGATTTTGCAGGTCACGTGGCAAATGTAAAAGTACTGCAACAAAATAGTCCTGGAACTGGGTTCATTAATAGCGCACCAGATGGAGATGGGTTTGTAAGATACTCAATGTTAATGATTAAGCATGATAAAGAAGCTTATCCGGCTTTGGCTCTGGAGGCTGCGAGGTTATATACCTTAGCTGATACCGTAGAAATTGTCGCCAAGCCCTTTGGTGATGGTCATAGCGTTCAGGGAATAAAATTAGGCACTACTCTTATTCCCACAGATGACTATGGTCGCGTTGCGATACCTTTTAGAGGTCCAGCTTTTAGTTTTCCTTATATTTCGGCAATTGATGTGATCAATGGAAATATTGACAAAAATTTATTTGATCAGGCTATTGTTTTTGTGGGTACGTCCGCCGTTGGTCATGCTGATTTGCGAACCACACCAGTAGGTGTGCAATATCCAGGTGTTGAAGTTCATGCCAATGTACTAGAGGGGTTAGTGTTTCCAGAGTTGCTGCCTTCTCGCCCCGATTGGATAGACGGCGCGGTCGTGGTGTTGCTTGTGACATTGGGCTTGACAATGTCAGTTGTATTGCCGTTGTTAGGTGTTTTGGGGATGACGCTGTTAGCTTTGTTTGTCACGTCATGTTTTATCTTTTTTAGCTTCTATGCATGGGTTGTGTGGCGGTTGGACTTCCCACAAGTTGCGATATTAGGCCTGACGATTACGCAAACGACAATCTTAGGAAGCCTTGGCTTTGTTAGAGAGCATAAAGAGCGTGTGCAAATTAAATCTATATTTGACCAATATGTTCCACCTGCACATATTGCTTCTATGTTAGAGCAACCTGATCAGGCTTCCATGGAGGGAGAGAAGCGTGTAATGACTGTATTATTTGCTGATATACGAGAGTTCACGAGCATCTCGGAGTCGCTCGACGCAGGCAGGTTAAAGGCTTATTTAAATCAATACTTTTCACCAATCACAAAAATTATATTTGAGTATCAAGGAACGATTGATAAATATGTCGGTGATATGGTGATGGCTTTTTGGAATGCTCCATTGCTTGTAAATGAACACCCAGAGCTTGCAGTTAAATGTGCGATGCAAATGCAGCGTCAAGTAGAAGACTTGCAAGCGCAGATGCTAGAGCAAGGTTTTCCGCCCTTTGCTATTGGTATTGGCTTAAATACTGGGGACATGAATGTGGGGGATATGGGTTCTGAGTATCGAAGAGCATACACAGTCCTTGGTGATGCGGTGAATCTAGGGTCGCGGCTTGAGGGCTTGACAAAATTCTATGGTGTAGGGGTACTGGTGAGTGAGATGACCTATGAGCAGTGCCCGGACATTGTTTTTCGGCCAATTGATAAAGTAAAGGTGAAAGGTAAAAACCTCGCTGTGACCATTTTTGAGCCTATAGCGCTTAAAAATGAGGTAACAGAAGCTCAACTTGAAGAGCTCAATGCACATAAAAAAGCTTGGGAGTTGTATTTATCGCAATCTTGGCAGGAAGCTTTGTCAGCTTTTACTAAACTAATAGAGTTACAGCCACAAAGAAAAATTTATCAACTTCTTTGTGAAAGAGTGCGTGAAATGCAATCACATCCTCCCGGAGAAAACTGGGATGGAAGTTATACGCACAAATCGAAATAG
- a CDS encoding ACP phosphodiesterase, with the protein MNYLAHLFLAKGNAQSYHGNLLGDFQRGLETTTLPQSIKSALDNHILVDKFTDSHPLVKQSKLLFSDKRRRFSGIALDVLYDHLLIKHWTQFSSTSFEAFKENSYLLLNQQLPAMHLPMQRVVENLITNDWFAQYCTLNGTQQALDNIVKRVRFKNEFSGIGVEVAENLDQLETSFLCFFPELIDHINKHGPEQELIL; encoded by the coding sequence GTGAATTATCTAGCCCATTTATTTCTCGCAAAGGGAAATGCGCAGTCATATCATGGTAATCTGCTAGGTGATTTTCAACGCGGCTTAGAAACCACAACACTACCACAAAGTATCAAAAGCGCGTTAGACAATCATATATTGGTAGATAAATTTACTGACAGCCATCCTCTCGTTAAACAATCAAAATTACTTTTTAGCGATAAGCGCCGACGATTTTCTGGCATTGCACTAGATGTTCTATATGATCACCTTCTTATTAAACACTGGACGCAATTTAGCTCGACTTCATTTGAAGCGTTCAAAGAAAACAGCTACCTACTTCTTAATCAGCAACTGCCTGCGATGCACTTACCTATGCAGCGGGTGGTCGAAAACCTAATTACCAATGACTGGTTTGCACAATATTGCACTCTCAATGGTACTCAGCAGGCACTTGATAATATTGTAAAAAGGGTAAGATTTAAAAATGAATTTAGCGGAATTGGGGTTGAAGTAGCTGAAAACCTTGATCAACTCGAAACGTCATTTTTGTGCTTTTTTCCAGAACTCATTGACCATATAAATAAGCATGGCCCAGAGCAGGAGCTCATACTTTAA